In Geobacillus kaustophilus, a genomic segment contains:
- the glpX gene encoding class II fructose-bisphosphatase — translation MERSLSMELVRVTEAAALAAARWMGRGKKNEADDAATSAMRDVFDTVPMKGTVVIGEGEMDEAPMLYIGEKLGNGYGPRVDVAVDPLEGTNIVASGGWNALAVVAVADHGHLLHAPDMYMEKIAVGPEAVGMIDIEAPIIDNLKAVAKAKNKDIEDVVAVVLNRPRHERLIHELREAGARIKLINDGDVAAAINTAFDHTGVDILFGSGGAPEGVLAAVALKCLGGELQGKLLPQNDDEVERCKQMGIDVNKVLRMDDLVKGDDAIFAATGVTDGELLRGVRLKGAYGLTHSVVMRAKSGTVRFIEGRHSLKKKPNLVIK, via the coding sequence ATGGAACGAAGCTTATCGATGGAACTCGTGCGCGTCACCGAAGCAGCGGCGCTTGCCGCCGCCCGCTGGATGGGGCGCGGGAAAAAGAATGAGGCTGATGACGCCGCGACGTCGGCGATGCGTGACGTGTTTGACACCGTGCCGATGAAAGGCACCGTCGTCATCGGCGAAGGGGAAATGGACGAAGCGCCGATGCTGTATATCGGGGAAAAGCTCGGCAACGGCTATGGCCCGCGCGTCGATGTCGCTGTCGACCCGCTTGAAGGGACGAACATCGTCGCTTCCGGGGGATGGAACGCCTTGGCTGTCGTCGCTGTCGCTGACCACGGCCATCTGCTTCATGCGCCGGACATGTACATGGAGAAAATCGCCGTCGGGCCGGAAGCGGTCGGGATGATTGACATTGAGGCGCCGATCATCGACAATTTAAAGGCGGTGGCAAAGGCGAAAAACAAAGATATTGAAGACGTTGTCGCGGTTGTCCTCAACCGTCCGCGCCATGAGCGTCTCATCCACGAGCTGCGCGAAGCCGGCGCCCGCATTAAGCTTATCAATGACGGCGATGTCGCCGCCGCCATTAACACGGCGTTCGACCATACCGGCGTCGACATTTTGTTTGGCTCGGGCGGCGCGCCGGAAGGAGTACTGGCGGCGGTCGCTTTGAAATGCCTTGGCGGCGAACTGCAAGGGAAGCTGCTGCCACAAAACGACGATGAAGTCGAGAGGTGCAAACAAATGGGCATTGACGTCAACAAAGTGCTCCGCATGGATGATTTGGTGAAAGGAGACGACGCGATTTTTGCCGCCACCGGCGTCACCGACGGCGAGCTGCTGCGCGGCGTGCGGCTGAAAGGAGCGTACGGCCTCACCCACTCCGTCGTCATGCGCGCCAAGTCCGGCACGGTCCGCTTCATCGAAGGGCGGCACAGTTTGAAGAAAAAACCGAACTTAGTCATCAAATGA
- a CDS encoding UDP-N-acetylglucosamine 1-carboxyvinyltransferase, which yields MDKMKIIGGDRLRGTIKVSGAKNSAVALIPAAILADSPVTIEGLPDISDVHILGSLIEEIGGSFSFDGKEAVIDPTNMVSMPLPNGKVKKLRASYYLMGAMLGRFKKAVVGLPGGCHLGPRPIDQHIKGFEALGATVTNEQGAIYLRAEELRGARIFLDVVSVGATINIMLAAVRAKGRTIIENAAKEPEIIDVATLLSNMGAKIKGAGTDVIRIDGVEKLSGCRHAIIPDRIEAGTYMIAAAATNGEVIVDNVIPQHVESLTAKLREMGVRVETGEDQILVCGTDVLKAVDVKTLVYPGFPTDLQQPFTALLTKANGTSVVTDTIYSARFKHVDELRRMNANVKVEGRSAIVTGPVKLQGAKVKASDLRAGAALVIAGLMAEGVTEITGVEHIDRGYSNLVEKLCDIGATIWREKMTDEEIEQVKNA from the coding sequence ATGGATAAAATGAAAATTATCGGCGGAGATCGGCTGCGGGGAACGATCAAAGTGAGCGGTGCGAAAAACAGCGCGGTCGCTTTGATTCCTGCAGCGATTTTGGCCGATTCGCCGGTGACGATCGAGGGCTTGCCGGACATTTCCGACGTGCATATTTTAGGAAGCTTGATCGAAGAAATCGGCGGCTCGTTTTCGTTTGACGGCAAGGAGGCGGTCATCGATCCAACGAATATGGTGTCCATGCCGCTTCCGAATGGGAAGGTGAAAAAGCTGCGCGCCTCCTACTATTTGATGGGGGCGATGCTTGGCCGCTTCAAAAAAGCGGTTGTCGGCTTGCCGGGCGGATGTCATCTCGGTCCGCGCCCGATTGACCAGCATATCAAAGGGTTTGAGGCGCTGGGCGCCACCGTAACGAACGAGCAGGGCGCCATTTATTTGCGCGCCGAGGAGCTGCGCGGAGCCCGCATTTTTTTGGACGTCGTCAGCGTCGGCGCGACGATCAACATCATGCTGGCCGCGGTGCGCGCCAAAGGGCGGACGATTATCGAAAATGCGGCGAAAGAGCCGGAAATCATCGATGTAGCGACATTGCTTTCGAATATGGGCGCGAAAATCAAAGGAGCCGGCACCGATGTGATCCGCATTGACGGCGTCGAAAAATTATCGGGCTGCCGCCATGCCATCATCCCGGATCGGATTGAAGCCGGGACGTACATGATTGCCGCCGCGGCCACCAATGGCGAAGTCATCGTCGACAACGTCATCCCGCAGCACGTCGAATCGCTGACGGCGAAACTGCGTGAGATGGGGGTTCGAGTGGAGACGGGGGAAGATCAAATTCTCGTCTGCGGCACCGATGTTTTGAAAGCGGTTGACGTCAAGACGCTCGTCTATCCCGGCTTCCCAACTGATCTGCAGCAGCCGTTTACCGCGCTGCTGACAAAAGCCAACGGCACAAGCGTCGTCACCGACACGATTTACAGCGCCCGCTTCAAGCATGTCGATGAATTGCGGCGCATGAACGCCAATGTAAAAGTCGAAGGCCGCTCAGCCATCGTCACCGGCCCCGTCAAACTGCAAGGGGCGAAAGTGAAGGCAAGCGATTTGCGCGCCGGGGCGGCGCTTGTCATTGCCGGGCTGATGGCCGAAGGAGTGACGGAGATCACCGGCGTCGAGCATATCGACCGCGGCTACAGCAACCTCGTCGAAAAACTGTGTGACATCGGCGCCACCATTTGGCGCGAAAAAATGACCGATGAAGAAATCGAGCAAGTGAAAAACGCGTAA
- the fsa gene encoding fructose-6-phosphate aldolase — protein sequence MKFFIDTANLEEIKHAHELGILAGVTTNPSLVAKENVSFHDRLREITSIVSGSVSAEVISTDAAGMIAEGEELAKIAPNITIKVPMTPEGLKAVKAFSEKGIQTNVTLVFTANQALLAARAGATYVSPFLGRLDDIGHNGLELISTIAEIFNIHGIETEIIAASIRHPHHVTEAALRGAHIATVPYKVLMQLFNHPLTDQGIEKFLADWNRQK from the coding sequence ATGAAATTTTTTATCGACACCGCCAACTTGGAAGAAATCAAACACGCCCATGAACTCGGCATTTTGGCCGGCGTCACGACCAACCCGAGCCTCGTGGCGAAAGAAAACGTATCGTTCCATGATCGGCTGCGCGAAATTACATCGATCGTTTCTGGTTCGGTCAGTGCTGAAGTCATTTCGACCGATGCCGCTGGCATGATCGCGGAAGGCGAAGAGCTGGCGAAAATCGCCCCGAACATTACGATCAAAGTGCCGATGACGCCGGAAGGCTTAAAAGCAGTCAAGGCGTTCAGCGAAAAAGGGATTCAAACGAACGTGACGCTTGTGTTCACCGCCAACCAGGCGCTCTTGGCCGCACGCGCCGGCGCGACGTACGTCTCTCCGTTCCTCGGCCGCCTCGATGACATCGGCCATAACGGTTTAGAGCTCATTTCCACCATCGCTGAGATTTTCAACATTCATGGCATTGAAACGGAAATCATCGCCGCTTCGATCCGCCATCCGCACCATGTGACGGAAGCGGCGTTGCGCGGGGCGCATATTGCCACGGTTCCGTACAAAGTGCTTATGCAATTGTTCAACCATCCGCTGACCGATCAAGGAATTGAGAAGTTTCTCGCCGACTGGAATCGGCAAAAATGA
- a CDS encoding class II fructose-bisphosphate aldolase has translation MPLVSMKEMLNEALRGKYAVGQFNINNLEWTQAILAAAEEEKSPVILGVSEGAARYMSGFKTVVNMVKGLMEDMNITVPVAIHLDHGSSFEKCKAAIDAGFTSVMIDASHHPFEENVRITSQVVEYAHARGVSVEAELGIVGGQEDDVVGEGIIYADPKECEELVKRTGVDCLAPALGSVHGPYKGEPKLGFAEMEQIRDLTGVPLVLHGGTGIPTEQIQRAISLGTSKINVNTENQMAFTKVVRELLAKDPNVYDPRKIIGPGRDAIKATVIGKMREFGSSGKAAR, from the coding sequence ATGCCGTTAGTATCGATGAAAGAGATGCTCAACGAGGCGTTGCGCGGCAAATACGCGGTCGGTCAATTTAACATTAACAACTTGGAATGGACACAAGCCATTTTAGCGGCGGCCGAAGAGGAAAAATCGCCGGTCATTCTCGGCGTCTCCGAAGGGGCGGCCCGCTATATGAGCGGATTCAAAACGGTCGTCAATATGGTCAAAGGGTTAATGGAAGACATGAACATCACCGTTCCGGTCGCCATCCATCTCGACCATGGATCGAGCTTTGAAAAATGCAAAGCGGCGATTGACGCCGGGTTCACCTCGGTTATGATTGACGCCTCCCACCATCCATTTGAAGAAAACGTCCGCATCACCTCGCAAGTCGTTGAATATGCTCATGCGCGCGGCGTTTCGGTCGAAGCGGAACTCGGCATCGTCGGCGGGCAGGAAGACGACGTCGTCGGAGAAGGGATCATTTACGCCGACCCGAAAGAGTGCGAAGAGCTTGTCAAACGGACAGGCGTCGACTGTCTCGCTCCGGCGCTCGGCTCTGTACACGGCCCGTACAAAGGAGAGCCGAAGCTTGGATTTGCCGAAATGGAGCAAATCCGCGATTTAACCGGCGTTCCGCTTGTGCTCCACGGCGGCACCGGCATTCCGACCGAACAAATTCAACGCGCGATCTCCCTTGGCACATCGAAAATCAACGTCAATACCGAAAACCAAATGGCGTTTACCAAAGTCGTCCGCGAACTGCTCGCGAAAGACCCGAACGTCTATGATCCGCGCAAAATCATCGGCCCGGGCCGCGATGCCATCAAAGCGACGGTCATCGGCAAAATGCGCGAGTTCGGCTCGTCCGGAAAAGCAGCGCGATGA